One genomic window of Pseudomonadales bacterium includes the following:
- a CDS encoding alpha-hydroxy-acid oxidizing protein — protein sequence MSKLDRCFNINDLRDRARRYLPAPLFHYIEGGADDEYSLAKNTAAFNKFEFIPNYLRDMCDVDMRSTVLGRQLSWPLVLSPTGMTQLFHPGGESAVAVEAARSGVGYSLSTMATTSIEDIAKVSDGLKMFQLYLLTDDGLNYETIDRCKAAGYDALCLTVDTVVAGNRERDHRSGLAVPPKMGPRALMNFSLRPKWCLDYLLGKKFDLPNCKRQEVNCDADLSTLTAFFLSIMDRNLNWDRAEKLIEYWGKPFAIKGILSVDDARRAVGIGASAIIVSNHGGRQLDGAVSAVDALPDIVDAVGGEVEIILDGGIRRGSHIVKALALGASACMVGRPYLYGLATAGREGVEKALCLLHAETERTLALLGCASIAEVGRSHLRAANSLPSFLQ from the coding sequence ATGTCGAAACTAGATCGATGTTTTAATATTAATGATCTGCGTGACAGGGCTCGACGCTATTTGCCTGCACCATTGTTTCATTACATTGAGGGAGGGGCAGACGATGAATATTCCCTCGCAAAAAATACCGCAGCTTTTAACAAATTCGAGTTTATACCCAATTATTTGAGAGATATGTGTGATGTGGATATGCGTTCCACTGTGCTCGGCAGGCAGTTGAGCTGGCCGTTAGTTTTGTCCCCCACAGGTATGACTCAGCTGTTTCATCCGGGCGGTGAAAGTGCAGTAGCGGTGGAGGCTGCCAGATCTGGTGTGGGATACAGTTTGTCCACTATGGCGACAACGAGTATTGAGGATATTGCCAAAGTCAGTGATGGCCTGAAAATGTTTCAGCTGTATTTGCTCACTGATGACGGTTTGAATTACGAGACAATTGATCGCTGTAAAGCTGCGGGTTATGACGCCTTGTGCCTCACCGTTGACACCGTTGTGGCTGGTAATAGAGAGCGCGACCATCGATCGGGTTTGGCGGTGCCTCCAAAAATGGGTCCGCGCGCCTTAATGAATTTTTCATTAAGGCCAAAGTGGTGTTTGGATTATTTGCTGGGCAAGAAATTTGATTTGCCAAACTGCAAACGCCAAGAAGTTAATTGCGATGCGGACTTGTCGACCTTAACAGCGTTCTTTTTGTCTATTATGGATCGCAACTTGAATTGGGATCGAGCAGAAAAGCTGATTGAGTATTGGGGTAAACCCTTTGCAATCAAAGGTATTCTGTCTGTTGACGATGCTCGTCGTGCGGTTGGTATTGGTGCTTCAGCTATTATCGTTTCCAATCATGGTGGCCGCCAATTAGATGGTGCAGTAAGTGCTGTCGATGCTCTACCAGACATTGTTGATGCCGTAGGTGGAGAAGTTGAAATCATTCTGGATGGTGGTATTCGCAGGGGTTCGCACATAGTGAAAGCGCTGGCTTTAGGGGCATCTGCTTGTATGGTAGGCAGACCCTATTTATACGGGCTGGCTACGGCAGGGCGCGAGGGTGTCGAAAAGGCCTTGTGCTTGTTGCACGCAGAGACTGAGCGAACATTGGCGTTATTAGGTTGTGCCAGTATTGCCGAAGTCGGTCGAAGTCATTTGCGAGCCGCCAATTCGCTGCCGTCTTTTCTTCAATAA
- a CDS encoding nitronate monooxygenase — translation MKTRITELLGIKYPIVQGGMMWVGTAELASAVSNAGGLGILTALTQPTPEDLRKEILRCREMTDKPFGVNLTILPSIKPPPYEEYCQAAVENGVKIIETAGRNPEPFMPFFKKNGVKVIHKCTSVRHSLKAERIGVDAVSVDGFECAGHPGEDDVPNLILLAAAKEKLTIPMLASGGIGNGYQMAATMALGAEGVNMGTRFVATKEAPVHQNMKQAMVDADERCTTLMFRTLKNTVRVYRNPVSAKVLEIEGLPGETDFADLQELVAGARGRERCIEKGDIDDGVWTAGLVMGLIHDIPSCEELIERMVAEAREAISDRLMRLLD, via the coding sequence ATGAAAACGCGCATTACGGAATTGTTAGGTATTAAGTACCCCATTGTTCAGGGCGGTATGATGTGGGTCGGTACTGCTGAGTTGGCGTCGGCAGTTTCCAATGCTGGCGGGCTGGGAATTCTGACGGCGCTTACCCAGCCAACACCGGAAGATTTAAGAAAGGAGATTTTGCGGTGCCGGGAAATGACCGACAAACCTTTCGGTGTGAATTTAACCATTTTGCCATCCATCAAGCCCCCGCCCTATGAAGAGTACTGTCAGGCAGCTGTCGAAAATGGCGTCAAAATTATTGAAACTGCGGGTCGCAACCCTGAACCTTTTATGCCTTTCTTTAAGAAAAATGGCGTCAAAGTGATTCATAAATGCACCTCTGTCCGGCATTCGTTGAAAGCCGAGAGAATCGGTGTGGATGCCGTCAGCGTTGATGGTTTCGAGTGCGCCGGTCACCCTGGTGAAGACGATGTACCCAACCTGATATTACTGGCCGCCGCCAAGGAGAAGCTAACCATACCCATGCTGGCTTCCGGAGGAATCGGTAACGGTTACCAAATGGCCGCAACCATGGCGCTTGGAGCGGAAGGCGTGAATATGGGCACCCGGTTTGTGGCGACCAAAGAAGCACCAGTGCATCAGAACATGAAGCAGGCAATGGTCGATGCTGACGAGCGTTGCACCACATTGATGTTCAGAACGTTGAAGAATACTGTCCGGGTTTACCGAAACCCCGTTTCGGCAAAAGTCCTTGAAATTGAAGGGCTTCCCGGAGAAACCGATTTTGCCGACCTGCAAGAGCTGGTGGCAGGCGCGCGCGGCCGCGAGCGCTGTATCGAGAAGGGAGATATTGACGATGGCGTCTGGACTGCCGGGCTGGTGATGGGCCTGATTCACGATATTCCCAGCTGTGAAGAACTTATCGAAAGAATGGTGGCAGAAGCTCGTGAAGCGATATCTGATCGTTTGATGAGGTTGCTTGACTGA
- a CDS encoding AraC family transcriptional regulator, protein MGNSAFDSLSEVNPTGHTTLSGYVLAICHAIEDAGVDYLRLLTQVGIDHNHLRDFGFRFSQEKVTALWHAAIEITGDQNFSLKVARQIRPSSYHVVGQAMLFSGTLRAASRRFARFSRLISDSASIDLVEDSDMLKLSITVDTGGALLPYQTVDTVLAGFLEYCRWIMQGTFDPLEIYFSHQLSEHAEEYQQLFRCPIHYGQSFDAVIFSAADMDQPIPCANEELASLLDQLAARYMVERLGGRFSRKIREFLLVKLPDGEPSRADAAESLHMSERTLARRLSDENTTYYEILKQVREEKAYGYLKHTEASIEEIAHLLGFSDGGSFSRAFKGWSGKRPSQWRIEQLQFLDLSTS, encoded by the coding sequence ATGGGGAACTCAGCGTTTGACTCTTTATCAGAGGTAAATCCTACCGGGCATACAACATTGTCCGGTTATGTTCTGGCCATTTGCCATGCTATCGAAGATGCTGGTGTGGACTACCTGCGCTTGTTGACCCAAGTGGGTATCGATCATAACCATTTGCGAGATTTTGGGTTTCGGTTCAGTCAGGAAAAAGTAACTGCCCTATGGCATGCGGCGATAGAGATTACCGGGGATCAAAACTTTAGTTTAAAAGTGGCACGTCAAATTCGACCTTCCAGTTATCATGTTGTTGGCCAAGCGATGTTGTTTAGTGGAACTCTGCGTGCAGCGAGTCGAAGGTTTGCACGCTTTTCCCGTCTAATTTCTGATTCTGCGAGCATCGATCTTGTAGAAGATAGCGACATGCTTAAACTTAGTATTACAGTCGATACCGGGGGCGCACTGTTACCATACCAAACGGTTGATACAGTCTTGGCAGGTTTTTTGGAGTATTGCCGGTGGATAATGCAGGGAACGTTCGATCCGCTGGAAATCTATTTTTCGCACCAATTGTCAGAGCATGCGGAGGAGTATCAACAATTATTCCGTTGCCCTATACATTACGGGCAGAGCTTTGATGCCGTTATCTTCTCAGCTGCAGATATGGACCAACCAATACCTTGTGCGAATGAAGAGCTTGCCTCCCTTTTGGATCAATTGGCTGCTCGGTATATGGTCGAGCGTTTGGGTGGACGATTCTCCCGTAAAATTCGTGAATTTCTCCTTGTTAAGCTGCCTGATGGTGAGCCTTCTCGCGCTGATGCCGCAGAGAGCCTTCATATGTCAGAACGAACGTTGGCGCGACGATTGAGTGATGAAAATACCACTTATTATGAAATCCTGAAGCAGGTGCGAGAGGAAAAGGCTTACGGCTACCTCAAACATACAGAGGCGAGTATTGAAGAGATAGCTCATTTGTTAGGTTTTTCTGACGGGGGCAGTTTTTCCAGGGCTTTTAAAGGTTGGAGTGGTAAGCGACCAAGTCAGTGGCGCATAGAACAATTACAATTTTTAGACCTTTCGACTAGTTAA
- a CDS encoding PQQ-dependent dehydrogenase, methanol/ethanol family yields the protein MKLLRLSALALILFFSLIGCGGESHKFESSARVDAQRLLAADQESGQWMSTGRTYDEQRFSPLALIHDGNVGELALESYYDIPTQLGQESTPIVVDGIMYISTDWSVVSAHDARTGELLWRFDPDVKSALVKSCCGPNNRGVAVWEGKVFVGVLDGRLIALDATNGKPVWETLTVDPDKAYTITGAPRVVKGLVVIGNGGGEFGVRGYVSAYNVNTGEQVWRFYTVPAQPGKSDGEVSDPVLEQLAAPTWHGEFWVHGGGGTVWDSMAYDPALDLLYIGVGNGGPWNQGVRSDGKGDNLFLASIVALRATTGEYVWHYQTTPGETWDFNATQSMILAEVENEGQLRQVLMQAPKNGYFYVIDRETGELLSATAFVPMTWSTGVDMATGRPVENPAARFYETGEPFLLTPSGLGAHSWQPMSFSPETGLAYIPVQQLPVIYKDNSDEPRGDKKFNLNVSFSFVTPPKELAIGGWLAAWDPVLAKEVWRVPYPGPVNGGTLVTAGNLVFQGSGQGEFLAYDASSGKSLWRFDAGTGIVAAPITYTVEGDQYVALMAGWGGNLAFLGGAKFGVSGKNRLLIFKLNGSAILPAKTVVTDLEVPVIKDFLGEGDVQLGGELYERYCSRCHGATAISGGIVPDLRYSSFLASEESWLAVVRDGALSSNGMASFQSQLSDTEIKFVRSYVVHAAKRLSTTK from the coding sequence ATGAAGCTTTTACGCCTGTCCGCTTTAGCGCTGATTTTATTTTTCAGTTTGATAGGTTGTGGTGGCGAATCACACAAATTTGAAAGTTCAGCCAGAGTTGATGCCCAAAGGCTACTGGCTGCTGATCAGGAGTCGGGTCAGTGGATGTCCACTGGCCGTACCTATGATGAGCAACGCTTTAGCCCATTGGCTTTGATTCATGATGGGAATGTTGGTGAGCTTGCGCTTGAGAGTTACTACGATATTCCTACTCAGCTGGGGCAGGAATCAACACCGATAGTTGTTGATGGCATCATGTATATATCGACTGACTGGAGTGTGGTCAGTGCCCATGATGCCAGAACCGGAGAGTTGCTTTGGCGATTCGACCCGGACGTAAAGAGCGCTTTGGTCAAGAGTTGTTGTGGGCCAAATAACCGGGGTGTAGCCGTTTGGGAGGGCAAAGTGTTTGTCGGTGTCCTCGACGGTAGATTGATCGCTCTTGATGCAACTAACGGCAAACCGGTGTGGGAAACGCTGACAGTGGACCCAGATAAGGCTTATACCATTACGGGTGCTCCACGTGTTGTAAAAGGGTTGGTCGTTATTGGTAATGGTGGTGGAGAATTTGGCGTTCGCGGTTATGTTTCTGCTTATAACGTCAACACTGGTGAACAGGTTTGGCGTTTTTATACAGTACCAGCTCAACCCGGTAAGAGCGATGGCGAGGTTTCTGATCCTGTATTAGAACAGCTGGCTGCGCCAACCTGGCATGGCGAGTTTTGGGTTCATGGTGGCGGTGGTACGGTTTGGGATTCGATGGCTTACGACCCCGCGTTGGATCTACTCTATATCGGCGTGGGGAATGGAGGCCCTTGGAACCAGGGGGTGCGAAGCGATGGTAAGGGAGACAACCTGTTTCTGGCTTCCATTGTTGCGTTGCGGGCTACTACCGGTGAATACGTTTGGCATTATCAGACGACACCCGGCGAGACCTGGGATTTTAACGCCACGCAAAGTATGATTCTGGCAGAGGTAGAAAACGAAGGTCAGCTTCGGCAGGTGTTGATGCAAGCACCCAAGAACGGTTATTTCTATGTGATTGATCGGGAAACGGGCGAGCTGTTGTCAGCGACTGCTTTTGTGCCCATGACCTGGAGTACCGGTGTTGATATGGCAACGGGGAGGCCCGTTGAGAACCCTGCTGCCCGATTTTATGAAACCGGAGAGCCGTTTCTTTTGACTCCCAGTGGGCTGGGCGCGCACAGTTGGCAACCCATGTCGTTTAGCCCGGAAACGGGCCTAGCATACATACCGGTGCAACAGCTTCCCGTTATTTACAAAGACAACAGCGATGAGCCGCGCGGTGACAAGAAGTTTAATCTTAACGTTTCTTTTTCTTTCGTAACACCTCCAAAAGAGTTAGCGATAGGCGGCTGGCTGGCCGCTTGGGATCCAGTGTTAGCTAAAGAAGTTTGGCGTGTTCCTTACCCTGGACCGGTAAACGGTGGGACATTGGTTACTGCGGGTAACCTTGTATTTCAGGGGAGTGGGCAAGGCGAGTTTCTCGCTTACGACGCATCTTCTGGTAAATCGCTTTGGCGTTTCGATGCAGGTACAGGCATTGTAGCTGCACCGATCACTTACACGGTTGAGGGTGATCAATATGTAGCATTGATGGCGGGTTGGGGAGGGAATCTGGCCTTTCTTGGAGGGGCAAAATTTGGCGTTTCCGGTAAAAACAGGTTGTTAATATTTAAGCTGAATGGGTCTGCAATCTTACCGGCGAAGACCGTGGTTACTGATCTAGAAGTGCCGGTAATTAAAGATTTCCTTGGCGAAGGCGATGTGCAGTTGGGCGGTGAGTTATATGAACGATACTGTAGCCGTTGTCATGGTGCTACTGCGATAAGTGGCGGAATCGTGCCAGATCTTCGCTACAGCAGCTTTCTTGCGTCGGAAGAAAGCTGGTTGGCTGTGGTGCGTGATGGCGCGCTCTCAAGTAATGGTATGGCAAGTTTCCAGTCGCAGTTGAGTGATACGGAAATTAAGTTTGTTCGTTCCTATGTTGTCCATGCCGCGAAGCGATTGTCCACAACTAAGTAA
- a CDS encoding SDR family NAD(P)-dependent oxidoreductase: MDISGKVAIVTGGASGLGQATVELYAEKGASVAIFDLNEEAGKAIAERLGDNVVYYNVDVADEASVQKAIDAVVEKFGALHIVNNYAGIGPACKTLSGKGPHPIDLYVKIVMINQVGTFNVARLAAEKMAKNTPVNDDGVTGVIINTASVAAYEGQIGQVAYSATKGAVVGMTLPMARELASYGIRVNTIVPGLIHTPLFDTIEESYYKSLEASTVFPKRLGKTSEIAALSLHIVENDYINGECIRMDAGVRMQPK, from the coding sequence ATGGATATTTCAGGTAAGGTCGCTATTGTGACAGGTGGTGCCTCAGGCTTAGGTCAGGCGACGGTTGAACTCTATGCAGAAAAAGGTGCATCGGTGGCCATTTTTGATCTGAATGAAGAAGCAGGTAAAGCCATCGCCGAACGGCTTGGCGACAACGTTGTTTATTACAATGTTGACGTTGCTGATGAAGCATCGGTTCAAAAAGCAATTGATGCTGTGGTGGAAAAATTTGGTGCCTTGCACATTGTTAATAATTACGCGGGTATTGGACCTGCTTGTAAAACCCTAAGTGGCAAGGGGCCTCACCCGATTGATCTGTACGTGAAAATTGTCATGATCAACCAGGTGGGCACCTTCAATGTTGCGCGTCTGGCGGCCGAAAAGATGGCTAAAAATACACCGGTCAATGACGACGGTGTGACGGGTGTCATTATCAACACGGCTTCCGTTGCGGCTTATGAAGGGCAAATTGGCCAGGTGGCCTACAGTGCCACAAAAGGTGCAGTTGTCGGCATGACATTGCCAATGGCGCGTGAGCTGGCCAGTTACGGCATTCGTGTGAACACCATTGTGCCGGGTCTTATCCATACGCCATTGTTCGACACTATCGAAGAGTCTTATTACAAGTCACTCGAAGCTTCAACGGTATTCCCCAAGCGTTTGGGTAAAACCAGCGAAATCGCGGCGTTGTCATTGCACATTGTTGAAAACGATTACATCAATGGTGAGTGTATTCGCATGGACGCCGGTGTGCGCATGCAGCCTAAATAA
- a CDS encoding MFS transporter produces MQNWHKRVNSNGDVETIIKGRSMGVRTQVQELKGKSLLLFASALGLTTGMSATMFYSLGAFIPSLQQEFGWSRSELSFGATVLTLSLFIVGSFVGRLCDRYGAALVGTVSLVSHALAIVLLASQMNNLYQFWIGYFVIAVLGAGSTPIVMVRPISACFDRARGFSLGLALTGAGVAGFWVPRLVAGVVETYGWREAYYALAAVALAASPIVWAGFRHLPELTPHQTFQQTQGDTHSAARRTAVYWLLSAIGLMMALGVAGIIVHLIPIFIDLGLTMVNAAAIASILGITSVVGRLVIGYLLDHLPMVLVSSAVLLLASTGIFLLWQFGLQFAWLATALLGLAAGAEVDLIAYLTVSYFGRRHYGAIYGWQYSVFIFGYGLSPWLLGMLHDVYGSYQRPLMFSTFLAGLAVLLCLALPKTQRA; encoded by the coding sequence ATGCAAAATTGGCATAAGAGAGTCAACAGCAATGGTGATGTTGAAACGATAATCAAAGGTCGGTCTATGGGTGTCAGGACTCAGGTTCAAGAATTGAAAGGTAAGTCCCTACTATTATTTGCTTCAGCGTTGGGACTCACGACAGGTATGTCAGCCACCATGTTTTATAGTTTGGGCGCCTTTATTCCTTCGTTGCAGCAAGAGTTTGGCTGGAGCCGAAGCGAGTTATCTTTTGGTGCTACGGTGCTTACCCTGTCACTTTTTATCGTAGGTTCTTTTGTCGGTCGATTGTGTGATCGTTACGGTGCAGCTTTAGTCGGGACTGTTAGCTTAGTGAGTCATGCTTTGGCCATTGTGCTGTTGGCCAGTCAGATGAACAACCTCTATCAATTCTGGATTGGTTATTTTGTTATCGCGGTATTAGGCGCGGGTTCGACACCTATTGTTATGGTCAGGCCCATTAGTGCCTGCTTTGACCGGGCGAGAGGTTTTTCTCTGGGCCTGGCATTAACTGGCGCAGGCGTTGCCGGTTTTTGGGTGCCACGCTTGGTGGCGGGAGTAGTGGAAACCTATGGGTGGCGAGAAGCTTACTACGCGCTGGCTGCTGTGGCGCTGGCAGCGTCGCCTATTGTTTGGGCAGGTTTTCGGCATTTGCCGGAACTGACGCCTCACCAAACTTTTCAGCAGACGCAGGGGGATACTCACTCTGCGGCACGCCGAACCGCTGTTTATTGGTTGTTGTCAGCGATTGGTCTAATGATGGCTCTTGGCGTGGCCGGGATTATTGTTCATTTAATACCCATTTTTATTGATCTGGGTCTGACGATGGTGAACGCGGCCGCCATTGCTTCAATTCTGGGTATCACCAGTGTGGTTGGTCGTTTGGTTATCGGGTATTTGCTAGATCACTTGCCTATGGTGCTCGTGAGTTCGGCAGTGCTGTTGTTGGCCAGTACCGGTATTTTTCTGTTGTGGCAGTTTGGTTTGCAGTTTGCGTGGTTAGCTACGGCATTGCTGGGCTTGGCTGCTGGTGCAGAAGTGGATTTGATTGCATATCTCACCGTTTCCTATTTTGGGAGGCGTCACTACGGCGCCATTTATGGTTGGCAATACAGTGTTTTTATTTTCGGTTATGGCCTTAGTCCCTGGTTGTTGGGGATGTTGCACGATGTCTATGGCAGTTACCAAAGACCATTGATGTTCAGTACATTTTTAGCTGGCTTGGCCGTACTGCTCTGCCTTGCTTTGCCAAAAACGCAGCGCGCATAA
- a CDS encoding enoyl-CoA hydratase/isomerase family protein, with the protein MTDQASAVLYNVVDGVAVITLNRPAQKNAFTLQMRNELLQSLNNAKSDDAVKAIVLTGSAGAFSAGQDLVEGIEGGVPTQLLLEEEYRPIIFAIDQSEKLVIAAVDGPAAGVSAAVALACDLVVMSPKAYYYQAFIAIGVIPDGGATWQLVQQLGYKRALELVISGQKLPAARAVELGLANRVSEAELALDDALEWAKDIAQKAPLAVRDSKRALKEAQNTDLNHAFTYEASLQSIVTASEDAKEGISAFVEKRKPVFKGR; encoded by the coding sequence ATGACTGATCAAGCCAGTGCTGTTCTTTACAACGTTGTCGATGGGGTGGCGGTAATTACCCTTAATCGACCTGCGCAAAAAAATGCTTTTACGTTACAAATGCGCAACGAATTGCTGCAATCTCTAAACAACGCGAAAAGTGATGATGCGGTTAAAGCGATTGTACTGACAGGAAGTGCCGGTGCTTTTTCGGCAGGTCAGGACCTGGTAGAGGGCATAGAAGGAGGGGTTCCCACCCAGCTGTTGTTGGAAGAGGAATACCGGCCGATAATTTTTGCCATTGATCAGTCAGAGAAGTTGGTCATCGCCGCGGTTGATGGACCAGCCGCTGGCGTCAGTGCTGCGGTGGCACTGGCTTGCGATCTGGTGGTGATGAGCCCCAAGGCTTATTACTATCAGGCTTTTATTGCCATTGGGGTGATTCCTGATGGTGGTGCGACATGGCAGCTAGTACAGCAACTCGGCTACAAACGGGCTCTGGAGTTGGTTATCAGTGGTCAAAAATTGCCCGCCGCCAGAGCGGTAGAGCTGGGGCTGGCCAACAGAGTATCCGAAGCAGAATTGGCGCTGGACGACGCGCTTGAATGGGCGAAAGATATTGCACAAAAAGCGCCGTTAGCGGTCCGTGATAGCAAACGTGCGCTGAAAGAAGCACAAAACACCGATTTGAATCACGCCTTTACCTACGAAGCCTCATTGCAATCGATAGTCACTGCCAGTGAAGATGCCAAAGAGGGTATTAGCGCATTTGTTGAAAAGCGCAAACCTGTCTTCAAAGGTCGATAA
- a CDS encoding TonB-dependent receptor — MMDIKNDKSGKGSFRGCRAAVVPLVFMSVFSLDAFAQLEEVIVTAQKRAQSADDVGMSIQAISGSALKDNGVVDASDLTQLISGFTFSRSNANTPIFTLRGIGFQTPNLSSSSPVGVYLDEVALAYPYMANGPLFDIERVEVLKGPQGTLYGRNTTGGLVNFIAAKPTQDFESSVTMEAGNYDTYNFEGFVNGAISDTVSVRLAARSENSDEGWQKSRSRNDELGEKERAAARLSVLWEPNDRLTANFGASWWQDKSDTVATQASAFIPDEPAFINPGIPASVYSDWDNDEADWGASAPGRPEYRTDSRFYSLTARFDYQLTDSTTLVSLTSYNDLERRDFTDADGTSLEVIDFDSMGEIQSFSQEFRIHGETDNTKWLVGAFYAEDEIVDNQVGYYDEGSTVEFLRFVGLTIPQTEFTPEEISNGFARFGNKSDHDIRSYSILGNVEWMLNEQVTILAGLRYTKDRTEFAGCSTDHEGNTRPVWNTTLDLVASGVGGSANVGVNECLTFNESLTDNVLVQNTLEEENVSGRIGINYMPNEDMLIYASLAQGYKTGAFPVVPGNSEVQFEPAVQEKLVAYEVGVKSSLFDRAAQLNASVFFYDYTDKQLYGNVIDPVFTTLELVVNVPESEVYGGEIELTVSPTDSLRFGLNASYTHSEITDFIGINSLGEAEDFAGSDFPYTPEWQVNGQISYLLPVGSEFNLISNLSAHYQTFSEGVIGGEHDFRIGSYTTVNATMNLVKNDDSFQVGLYARNLFDENYWTNADTLQDTIFRVPGMPRTYGVSVSYNFD; from the coding sequence ATGATGGATATCAAAAATGATAAGTCCGGAAAGGGTTCTTTCCGAGGCTGTAGAGCGGCTGTTGTTCCACTGGTATTTATGTCGGTATTTTCACTAGATGCATTTGCTCAGCTGGAAGAGGTTATCGTTACCGCACAAAAGCGTGCCCAGAGCGCCGATGATGTCGGGATGTCGATTCAGGCTATTTCGGGCAGTGCGCTAAAAGATAATGGTGTAGTTGATGCATCAGATCTTACGCAACTGATCTCAGGGTTTACCTTTAGCCGTTCAAATGCAAACACCCCTATTTTTACGTTGCGGGGTATTGGTTTCCAGACCCCTAATCTTTCGTCTTCCAGCCCGGTCGGCGTTTACCTCGATGAAGTAGCTTTAGCTTATCCGTACATGGCAAACGGACCGTTGTTTGATATTGAGCGAGTCGAGGTTTTGAAAGGGCCGCAGGGTACGCTGTATGGCAGGAATACTACGGGTGGACTGGTGAACTTTATTGCCGCCAAGCCAACTCAGGATTTTGAAAGCTCTGTAACCATGGAGGCGGGTAACTACGACACCTATAACTTTGAAGGTTTTGTTAATGGGGCAATATCGGACACAGTTAGTGTACGTCTGGCCGCCAGAAGTGAAAACAGCGATGAAGGTTGGCAGAAAAGTCGGAGTCGAAATGATGAGCTGGGTGAAAAGGAGCGAGCGGCTGCACGCCTGTCCGTGTTGTGGGAACCTAACGATAGATTGACCGCCAACTTTGGAGCTTCCTGGTGGCAGGATAAGTCTGACACTGTGGCAACTCAGGCGTCAGCCTTCATTCCGGATGAGCCGGCATTTATCAACCCGGGGATTCCGGCTAGTGTTTATTCCGATTGGGATAATGACGAAGCTGACTGGGGTGCGAGTGCACCGGGTCGGCCGGAGTATCGCACTGATTCGAGATTTTATTCCCTGACAGCCCGCTTTGATTATCAGCTCACCGATTCAACGACGCTGGTATCTTTGACAAGTTACAACGATTTGGAACGCCGGGATTTTACCGATGCCGACGGAACTTCACTCGAAGTTATCGATTTTGATTCCATGGGCGAAATTCAGAGCTTTTCTCAGGAGTTTCGGATTCACGGCGAAACCGATAATACGAAATGGCTTGTTGGGGCTTTTTATGCGGAAGATGAAATTGTTGACAATCAGGTCGGCTATTATGACGAAGGTTCAACTGTTGAATTTTTGCGATTTGTTGGATTAACAATACCTCAAACGGAGTTTACCCCGGAAGAAATTAGCAATGGTTTTGCGAGGTTTGGCAATAAATCCGATCATGATATCCGTTCGTATTCGATTTTGGGTAATGTTGAGTGGATGTTGAATGAGCAGGTCACCATTCTTGCTGGCCTTCGTTATACCAAAGACCGTACCGAATTTGCTGGATGCTCCACCGATCATGAGGGTAATACCAGGCCGGTCTGGAACACCACACTTGATCTGGTGGCATCCGGCGTGGGTGGTAGTGCGAATGTGGGTGTTAACGAATGTCTGACATTTAACGAATCACTTACCGATAACGTGTTGGTTCAGAACACGCTTGAAGAAGAGAACGTGTCTGGTCGTATTGGTATCAACTACATGCCTAATGAAGACATGCTGATATACGCCTCATTAGCCCAGGGGTACAAAACTGGTGCTTTCCCTGTTGTTCCAGGAAACTCTGAAGTTCAATTTGAACCAGCCGTTCAGGAAAAGCTTGTTGCTTATGAGGTGGGGGTTAAATCTTCTCTGTTTGACCGAGCGGCGCAACTGAACGCCAGTGTTTTTTTCTACGATTACACCGACAAGCAGCTCTATGGCAATGTTATAGACCCAGTGTTTACCACGCTAGAGCTGGTGGTTAATGTTCCGGAATCTGAGGTTTATGGTGGTGAAATAGAGCTAACTGTTAGCCCGACAGATTCCTTGCGGTTTGGTCTTAACGCCTCCTATACGCATAGTGAAATCACTGACTTTATTGGTATAAATAGCTTGGGCGAAGCGGAAGATTTTGCCGGGTCAGACTTCCCTTACACACCGGAATGGCAGGTAAATGGTCAAATCAGCTATTTGTTGCCGGTGGGAAGTGAGTTCAATTTGATATCAAACCTAAGCGCCCATTATCAGACGTTTTCAGAAGGGGTTATTGGTGGGGAACATGACTTCAGAATTGGCTCTTACACGACGGTGAATGCCACGATGAACCTGGTAAAAAATGATGATTCATTTCAGGTGGGTTTGTACGCACGTAACCTCTTTGACGAAAATTACTGGACCAATGCTGATACGCTTCAGGATACGATCTTTAGAGTGCCTGGCATGCCGCGTACTTACGGTGTATCAGTTAGCTATAACTTTGATTAA